The DNA region TCTCCTGCTCcgaaatatttcttcaatacGGAACGAAATGTCAAAATACCGGCtagtttattttgttcatcCCTCAGAGGGACGTTGTTGGTGACATCACGAGAATGAGGGATGTCCGATACCACAGACCCTTCTTGGTCCTGGGATTTCTCGCCATCCTTGGAGGAGCTGTTTACTGTTAACTTTTTCTGAGAAGTCTCATTTTGGTCACAAGCAGCCTCACTTAAACCTGACGCCAGTTCTTGATTATTTACAGGTATGGAGTCGCCTGCAGCGATATGTTCTTTATCTACGGAACCATGTGTGATTTCAACCATTAGTTCACAATATTGATCATTCTCAGAGACAGTGTTGGTAATATTTTCAGAGATATCCAATAATTGATACAAGTTTCGTTTCTGGAAATTCTGCCAATCATTGCAGAacctgtttaaaattaacgttTTCTGAGAAGATCCATTTCGGTCATCAGAGGTCTTGCTTGGAACACACGTCAGTTCTTGAGAGTTTGTATTCCTAGCATTTAAGGGCATGGAATTGGCTGTGGTATCGCCTGCTAGATCATCATGTTTATCATTCTGCGAGACGGTGTTGGGTAAATCATCAGAGATGTCCAATACTATACAGGAGTCCTGTTCCTGGGATTTCTTGCTGTCCTTGGAGGAGCTGTTTATTGTTGCCTTATGCTTGGAAGTTTTATTTCGGTGAGACCTTGTTTTCCTAGCATTCAGGGGCATGGAATTGTCTGTGATATCACCTGCTAGTCCATCATGTTTATCATTCTGCGAGACGGTGTTGGGAAAATCATCAGAGATGTCCAATACAACAGAGCAGTCCTGTTCCTGGGATTTCTTGCTGTCCTTGGAGGAGCTGTTTATTGCTGCTCTATTCTTAGGAGTCGAGTCATTTCGATGAGACTTTGTTTTCTTAGCATTAGCAGAGTTAGTATCTGTTAACAACCTCTTTcgtttttgacaatttttattgttacctTTTTTAGGCAAGGTGTCGTTAACTATATAACAATCATTCTTTTCGTTATCAATAGGATCTTTTTGAGAAATGCCACCGTTGCGTTCATTAAGTTTATTCGGTCCCTTCATAATCCTTAATACTCGATACAGCTTTCCTTGTATACTAACATATTGTGAGTTACCATTTATAATGTTGCTCAAAATACGTCCTTTTTCCTGTGTATGTGCCTTTTTGGTTTCATTTGGTTCCTGAGAAATTTGGGCCCGATCATTCGCCGCTTGTTCCTGCGGTTTTTCAATTTCTATTTGCTTTTTAGTCTTCGACACCACACAAATTTTTAACTCTGGCCTTTCACGAAGCTGAGCTATGTAATCTGAAATCaattattgattgaataaaatttgtgaaaattttattgatagcaagtaataaaatattttaaacattgtttaaataaatattaatattattttaccaagtgaatttattttttcattgtatAAATCCTCTCCTAGATGTTTCTTCTGTCCTACTGTACAGCCTTCCTTGCCTTGCGTTGTTTCTAATGCAAGTGCATCAATAAGTCTTGAGGTCTTTGCTGGAACTATACTTGTAGAACTTTTCGGTAATATATTAACCGATATGGCGTTAGTCTTGAATAATGAAGCTACACCatctaaaacaattaaaatatgtttaaaatttcaaactttacCTTCTTCAAGTCTTATACCTTGCTTTTTCGTATTTGAATCTCTTATATTCTCCTCCCCTTTACGGGATTGTCCTGAtgtaaagttaataattttcaatgttttcttttgttttttgttaatggAATGATTTGTTGTTTCTTCATCACTCAGCAGGCTTATTTCTTCAATAACAGGTGGTTGATTTTCCTTGTCgttgatatttttatctttgatTGGCCTTTTATCACAAGACACTCGTCCTCTTGGAGCTTccaatttttttccttttttattaatattatttagagtTTCCTCATCAATAAGCAGGCTTATTTGTTCAACAGCATGTGGTTCATTTTCCTTGCAATTGCCATTCATATCCTTAAGGGGTACTTCTCCTAGAGTATGACTCTCTGTCCTATTTTCtccaatttcattaaaatgatcTGGTGCTTCTTCATCACTAATCAGGTTTATTTCTTCAACAATATCTAGTTCATTTTCTTTGTCATtcccatttttattattaggggGCACTTCAATACAAAATACTcgttcttcagattttttttccTTAACTCCTTTTGCTTGAGACTCctttattttggaaattatgTTGTAActcttaaactaaaataattactctTAAACtagctatttaaaaaaaataattattaattaaatcaatatagtaacaaaaaatataaataaacaagaaagggaaacaaaataaaaatggtaaatcCTGCAttgaacttaaaaattaattttatattggaaTATAACTTGAATGTTTTAGatctacaaatatattttatagaatagttaaaaaattctcTGTCTGTCTCatatttggttttatttataatatagtaacaaaaatataaataaacaagaaatggaaacaaaataaaaatggtaaatcctgcttagaaattataaattaatgttttattaaaatataccttGAATGTTTtagatctaaaaatatattttatagaatagttaaaaaattctcTGTCTCatatttggttttatttataatatagtaataaaaaatataaataaacaagaaatggaaacaaaataaaaatggtaaatcCTGCTTagaacttataaattaatgttttattaaaatataccttGAATGGATTAGatctacaaatatattttatagaatagttGAAAAATTCTGTCTGTCTCatatttggttttatttataatatagtaacaaaaaatataaataaacaagaaatgaaaacaaaataaaaatggtaaatcCTGCTTTgaactttgaaaattaatgttttataaaatataccttGAATGTTTTAGatctacaaatatattttatagaatagataaaaaattttgtttgtctcATATGTGgttttgtttacaaacaaaaaatataaataaacaagaaatggaaacaaaataaaaatggtaaatcCTGCTttgaacttaaaaaattatttttttattggaatatACCTTGAATCTTTTAGATCTACAAATTTCTCTGTCTGTCTCgtatttggttttatttagtatattaacAATACCTTAACTTAGCTGaacacatattaaataaacgaaGGTGGAAATCGCCATTACATATTTAAGTTTACAtatcgaaaataaatataatactcaCCGAATTTGAATTGCCTCCCTTAGGCATTCTGATATAATttcgtttataaaaaaattgaggcTGGGGTTTCTTAAATTGGTTACCAGACTTTTCAGACATTGGGAGACAAGAACACGTCCGTCCACGATGATGACACTTGCAATAATTGTTTCACCCCGCCAATACTTAGAACAGTGGTttgatatcaaaattattaattattgtacctTTACGGGGGCGGGACGATAACTGTGCAGTTTCctataatttctatttgataaaatacaaatataattaatctgTGGCTATATGTTTAAGATCACTCACGATtagtttaactaattttgctttatttGTCAGCGTAGGTTTTATTGTCAAACGCAGCTTTTAAGGTTAAGATAAATAAGGACGAGTTGCGGTAAAcgatagatataaataaatatatattaaatttatagatatcATTTTTACTGCTTAACCAAATCTCTTTTAATCAAATCTTTTATATTGAAACTAATACtagaacattaatattatttaaaataactaaatatctcttaagatttttccaatcaaaatatgttttccttttttttttgtttatgaaaattgattgaaagtaaataaaacgaaTGAGTAATTATTCCATAGACAAAATGATTACTAGGTAATTTTCTTGCATAAACTTCAAGTTGCTAGTTCTTCGGCCCGGGCGCCGGGCTGGTGACACCGGTAGTCGGAAGCGGCACTTGTTCCTACACTTTGTTGCTCACCACGTTCGTCACTTGGTTTAAAGCACAGGTCTTAGAAACCAACCAATTAGATGGATATAAACTGTACAACCTGAGGCTTAGTCGGGGTGGGCGTACCCGTGAACGTtgta from Aethina tumida isolate Nest 87 chromosome 1, icAetTumi1.1, whole genome shotgun sequence includes:
- the LOC126264313 gene encoding uncharacterized protein LOC126264313; this translates as MPKGGNSNSFKSYNIISKIKESQAKGVKEKKSEERVFCIEVPPNNKNGNDKENELDIVEEINLISDEEAPDHFNEIGENRTESHTLGEVPLKDMNGNCKENEPHAVEQISLLIDEETLNNINKKGKKLEAPRGRVSCDKRPIKDKNINDKENQPPVIEEISLLSDEETTNHSINKKQKKTLKIINFTSGQSRKGEENIRDSNTKKQDGVASLFKTNAISVNILPKSSTSIVPAKTSRLIDALALETTQGKEGYYIAQLRERPELKICVVSKTKKQIEIEKPQEQAANDRAQISQEPNETKKAHTQEKGRILSNIINGNSQYVSIQGKLYRVLRIMKGPNKLNERNGGISQKDPIDNEKNDCYIVNDTLPKKGNNKNCQKRKRLLTDTNSANAKKTKSHRNDSTPKNRAAINSSSKDSKKSQEQDCSVVLDISDDFPNTVSQNDKHDGLAGDITDNSMPLNARKTRSHRNKTSKHKATINSSSKDSKKSQEQDSCIVLDISDDLPNTVSQNDKHDDLAGDTTANSMPLNARNTNSQELTCVPSKTSDDRNGSSQKTLILNRFCNDWQNFQKRNLYQLLDISENITNTVSENDQYCELMVEITHGSVDKEHIAAGDSIPVNNQELASGLSEAACDQNETSQKKLTVNSSSKDGEKSQDQEGSVVSDIPHSRDVTNNVPLRDEQNKLAGILTFRSVLKKYFGAGDSESQTAGNSNSQDLSCVLRKCFDDQNKISKKNLTINSSFRDSKDCSEVSNISRPDDFTKNDDHDKPATEITGRNGEQKEEMGKLRRSGRIKHKTTCVLSCCSDKKKQRNKVSLRKKVNPKMEKTDNLLSNNKQKKKEFCKALNNISDVMRNTLTFYSDDETLQCNSPLREEENPFRRLFNSPVNLINLDQPEDNISNIDVIDDPDKGSKLISHSEKSESS